The proteins below come from a single uncultured Dethiosulfovibrio sp. genomic window:
- a CDS encoding 4Fe-4S binding protein yields MKGKYRAIRYIVQIGFLAFLTYLGYMHQKLGGGPAGIPPVDALCPLGGAETIYSYLKSGVWLRRTAPSALILFGSVVLMTVLLGRVFCGWICPLGTIGQISASVGGKIGLKKVEVPKKLDSIMRLGKYVVLAIAVLGSWYYGTLLWRGYDPWVAWMHLSAGWAEVEESPWAFAILFGTVIGASMVIERFWCRYLCPLGALLSPLQKISFIKVRRKEDTCVHCHKCGSSCPMGLDPETKEVETSADCIACGDCVESCPVKDTLSMGSSRMKLSPLIVGLLGLAIFFGVYGTAKHMGIWTTSASMPQAKEDVNPANYVYGWMSLEQVSGVTGLSAEKLIEIGQLDGDIPRDKPLKSIEGVDDHSFTDDIKRWFDSDEAKLTSSAMPAPPSNIDELRGSLTLTEVGSIYGIDPSDIVKHLAEVDLWSGDIPLDLPIKDIAKPRGEEVQVIREAVKATLAQRTL; encoded by the coding sequence ATGAAGGGAAAGTATCGAGCGATTAGATACATCGTCCAGATAGGTTTTTTGGCCTTTTTGACCTATCTCGGCTATATGCACCAGAAGCTAGGTGGAGGACCTGCTGGAATTCCTCCGGTGGACGCCCTCTGCCCACTGGGAGGGGCGGAGACCATATACAGCTACCTGAAGTCGGGAGTGTGGCTCAGGAGGACCGCTCCCAGTGCCCTGATTCTATTCGGATCGGTAGTGCTAATGACGGTGCTGCTAGGAAGGGTATTCTGCGGATGGATCTGCCCACTAGGGACTATAGGCCAGATATCCGCCTCTGTCGGAGGGAAAATAGGCCTTAAAAAGGTGGAGGTACCTAAAAAACTGGACTCCATAATGAGGCTCGGCAAGTACGTAGTCTTGGCCATAGCGGTATTAGGATCCTGGTATTACGGCACCCTTCTTTGGAGGGGCTACGATCCCTGGGTCGCTTGGATGCACCTTTCCGCCGGGTGGGCGGAGGTAGAGGAAAGTCCATGGGCCTTCGCGATCCTCTTTGGAACGGTCATAGGGGCCTCCATGGTAATAGAGCGTTTCTGGTGCCGTTACCTCTGTCCTCTTGGAGCCCTTCTGTCCCCGCTACAGAAAATAAGCTTCATCAAGGTACGAAGAAAGGAAGATACCTGCGTCCACTGCCATAAATGTGGCTCTTCATGCCCAATGGGCCTCGACCCTGAGACGAAGGAAGTCGAGACCTCTGCGGACTGTATAGCCTGCGGAGACTGTGTAGAGTCCTGCCCGGTAAAAGATACCCTTAGTATGGGATCCTCCAGGATGAAACTGTCACCTCTGATCGTGGGCCTGCTGGGACTGGCCATTTTCTTCGGCGTCTACGGCACAGCAAAGCACATGGGGATATGGACTACCTCCGCCTCTATGCCACAGGCTAAAGAGGACGTTAACCCGGCGAACTACGTCTACGGTTGGATGAGCCTTGAGCAGGTCTCAGGGGTTACAGGGCTTTCGGCTGAAAAACTTATCGAAATAGGGCAACTTGACGGAGACATACCTCGAGATAAGCCCTTAAAATCCATAGAAGGGGTGGACGACCACAGCTTCACCGACGATATCAAGAGGTGGTTCGACAGCGACGAAGCTAAATTGACATCTAGCGCCATGCCAGCTCCACCGTCGAACATAGACGAACTAAGAGGGAGCCTCACACTGACCGAGGTAGGGTCAATTTACGGCATAGATCCGTCGGATATCGTCAAACATCTCGCAGAGGTGGACCTATGGAGCGGAGATATCCCCCTGGATCTACCTATAAAGGATATAGCTAAACCTAGAGGGGAAGAGGTCCAGGTAATTAGAGAGGCTGTTAAGGCTACTTTGGCCCAAAGGACCCTCTAA
- a CDS encoding FprA family A-type flavoprotein, with the protein MNRPAKISDKTWWIGVNDRTTDLFEALWPLPNGISYNSYLLDDDKVAVIDGVKSDFYPHYIENIKRIIGSGKTVDYMIVNHVEPDHSGAVEMMLQAFPDITVVGNSKTIQYLSQFYGDIPKSLEVKDGDTLDLGSHKLTFALIPMVHWPETMVTYDNQTGCLFSCDAFGSFGALDGGLFDDQLDLESYRGETYRYFANIVGKYSTFVEKALAKIQDLGIELTMVCPSHGPVYRKNPAYIVNFYRDMACQRTDPAALVVYGSMYGNTARLAEAVAKGLREGGLLDVVVRNSSKTETSELVRDAWRCRGLILVGCSYNGGVFPKIAHFMGTLEGKKMANRFIGVCGSYTWSKGAAMKPMRAFADQPCWTKVGPEIEVLSRPSESELEQGSELGRNMAHMILSSNGCSSQS; encoded by the coding sequence ATGAACAGACCTGCTAAGATATCCGATAAAACCTGGTGGATAGGGGTGAACGACCGGACAACAGACCTTTTTGAGGCCCTCTGGCCCCTGCCTAACGGTATTTCCTATAACTCCTACCTCTTAGACGACGATAAGGTGGCGGTTATAGACGGTGTTAAGTCCGATTTTTATCCTCACTACATAGAGAACATAAAGAGGATCATAGGGTCCGGTAAGACGGTGGACTACATGATAGTAAACCACGTTGAGCCGGATCACTCGGGAGCGGTGGAGATGATGCTTCAGGCCTTTCCCGACATTACGGTGGTGGGAAACAGCAAGACCATCCAGTATCTTTCCCAATTTTACGGCGATATACCTAAATCTCTGGAGGTAAAAGACGGAGATACCCTGGACCTAGGCTCTCATAAGCTGACTTTCGCCCTGATTCCGATGGTGCACTGGCCGGAGACCATGGTCACCTACGATAACCAAACCGGATGCCTTTTCTCCTGCGATGCCTTCGGCAGCTTTGGGGCCCTCGACGGAGGTCTGTTCGACGATCAGCTGGACCTCGAATCCTACAGAGGGGAGACCTATCGCTACTTTGCCAACATAGTGGGCAAATACTCCACCTTCGTGGAAAAGGCCCTGGCTAAGATCCAGGATCTTGGAATAGAGCTGACCATGGTATGTCCCTCTCACGGACCGGTTTACAGGAAAAATCCGGCATACATAGTCAACTTTTACAGGGATATGGCCTGTCAGAGGACCGATCCCGCCGCTTTAGTGGTCTACGGGTCGATGTACGGAAACACCGCAAGGCTGGCGGAGGCGGTGGCTAAGGGGCTTAGGGAAGGGGGACTGCTCGACGTGGTGGTCAGAAATTCCTCCAAAACCGAGACCTCCGAGCTAGTAAGGGACGCCTGGAGATGCCGTGGACTGATCCTGGTTGGCTGTAGCTATAACGGAGGGGTGTTTCCCAAGATAGCCCACTTCATGGGTACCTTAGAGGGGAAGAAGATGGCCAATCGGTTCATCGGGGTCTGTGGGTCCTACACCTGGAGCAAAGGGGCCGCCATGAAGCCTATGAGGGCCTTCGCGGATCAGCCCTGTTGGACTAAGGTTGGCCCGGAGATAGAGGTACTGAGCAGACCTTCCGAGTCGGAGCTTGAACAGGGGTCGGAGCTAGGCCGTAATATGGCCCATATGATCCTTTCCTCCAACGGCTGTTCCTCCCAGTCGTGA
- a CDS encoding methyl-accepting chemotaxis protein, with protein MRFKTIGSKITTFVVLLLLATTALVAGTSYWQSRKALIQSSNEYCLEVARKNAQFIEGRFGRFDGELLALKAAINSTFNLDLAQSSGELYFYQFISQNVSFVGRMAEQMPQMLDIYIVFNPELFPDIPTVQKLWFTRSSNGAIQAVMDENFTVKELFDRNNPKTEWFRKPLDTGRAVWSSAYLDDQGRKRIDYDMAVEMNGKKIAVIGMSLDFSFVEKELSSRNIFDTGYAFMLDQDGRYLTHPVMLIDGPSMTEVEKGIQSDLFRSIISEKEGVKNASLGSVDKIIAYSTLKNGLIVGVSAPVSEALSELDGLKISVFISSLVVLVLAVIMTFILSRSISAPLKRMVSVAKRLEGGDLTFSRDEIIIKGKDEVVQLAYALAGMTESMRDAMKGVMDQTDAATERSESMSSMARDMSSSMEEVQSALERMLTIAEGNSAALEESNASVEEVASGAQQSAHDASSGAESSEKGIEETESAVRKVLRTIEKMEQAGDVSLESIDRIKELAKAVESISGFVDTITGIADQTNLLALNAAIEAARAGDAGRGFAVVAEEVRKLAEESATSAKEIDSLIEGLQDSSKRSIGATERTGSILGEAVSEAKDAESQLQRAMTQMKSVNDAIQNIAAVAQEQAAASEEMTSAIQSVTDSTMESVESMNSIQGSTDKTTKAAESVSKEAEDLSRSMEDLKVKVNRFKVDVKQGLKPLNR; from the coding sequence ATGAGGTTCAAGACTATAGGGAGCAAGATAACCACCTTCGTGGTTTTACTTCTCCTTGCTACCACAGCCCTAGTGGCGGGGACGTCCTACTGGCAGAGCCGTAAGGCCCTGATCCAGTCTTCTAACGAATATTGTCTGGAGGTCGCCCGAAAGAACGCCCAGTTTATAGAGGGCCGTTTCGGAAGGTTCGACGGAGAGTTACTGGCGTTAAAGGCGGCCATAAACTCCACCTTTAACCTCGACCTGGCCCAGAGCAGCGGGGAGCTATATTTTTATCAGTTTATCTCCCAAAACGTGTCCTTCGTGGGGAGAATGGCGGAACAGATGCCACAGATGTTGGATATCTACATAGTGTTCAACCCAGAGCTGTTTCCCGACATACCCACCGTCCAGAAGCTCTGGTTTACCAGGTCCTCGAACGGAGCTATACAGGCGGTGATGGACGAGAACTTCACCGTGAAGGAGCTTTTCGACCGTAACAATCCGAAAACCGAGTGGTTCAGAAAGCCTCTGGATACCGGCAGAGCTGTCTGGTCATCCGCCTATCTTGACGATCAGGGCAGAAAGAGGATCGACTACGACATGGCGGTGGAGATGAACGGCAAAAAGATTGCCGTCATAGGCATGTCTCTCGATTTTTCCTTCGTCGAAAAGGAACTTTCCAGCCGTAATATATTCGATACAGGCTACGCCTTTATGTTAGATCAGGACGGCAGGTATCTTACCCACCCAGTTATGTTAATAGACGGACCGTCTATGACGGAGGTGGAAAAAGGTATCCAGAGTGATCTCTTTCGATCCATTATATCGGAAAAAGAGGGGGTAAAAAACGCCTCTTTAGGCTCGGTCGATAAGATAATAGCCTATTCTACCCTTAAAAACGGCCTGATTGTAGGGGTCTCCGCTCCGGTCTCCGAGGCTCTCTCAGAGCTGGATGGCCTTAAGATCAGCGTTTTTATATCCTCCTTAGTGGTCCTGGTGCTAGCGGTCATAATGACCTTTATCCTCTCCAGGAGCATATCGGCTCCTTTAAAGAGGATGGTGTCCGTCGCCAAGAGGCTCGAGGGAGGGGACCTAACCTTCTCCAGAGATGAGATAATCATAAAAGGTAAGGACGAGGTCGTTCAGCTCGCCTACGCCCTGGCCGGTATGACCGAGAGCATGAGGGACGCTATGAAAGGGGTTATGGACCAGACCGACGCCGCTACCGAGAGGTCCGAGTCCATGAGCTCTATGGCCCGTGATATGTCTTCCTCCATGGAGGAGGTCCAGTCCGCTCTGGAGCGTATGCTGACCATAGCTGAGGGCAACTCGGCGGCCCTGGAGGAGAGCAACGCCTCGGTCGAAGAGGTGGCCTCCGGTGCCCAGCAGTCCGCCCATGACGCCTCCTCCGGCGCTGAGTCCTCGGAGAAGGGCATAGAGGAGACGGAAAGCGCCGTTCGGAAGGTTCTCAGGACCATCGAGAAAATGGAACAGGCCGGAGACGTCTCTCTGGAGAGCATCGACAGGATAAAAGAGCTCGCCAAGGCCGTTGAATCCATATCGGGCTTTGTGGACACCATAACGGGCATAGCGGACCAGACGAACCTCCTGGCCCTCAACGCCGCCATAGAGGCCGCCAGGGCTGGGGACGCCGGTAGGGGCTTTGCGGTGGTCGCCGAGGAAGTCCGAAAGCTGGCGGAGGAATCGGCTACCTCCGCAAAGGAGATAGACTCGCTTATCGAGGGCCTTCAGGATAGCTCGAAGCGATCCATAGGGGCTACCGAGAGGACCGGTTCTATACTTGGAGAAGCGGTTTCGGAGGCAAAAGACGCCGAATCCCAGCTCCAGAGGGCCATGACCCAGATGAAGAGCGTCAACGACGCCATTCAGAACATAGCGGCGGTTGCCCAGGAGCAGGCGGCGGCCAGTGAGGAGATGACCTCGGCGATTCAGTCGGTTACCGATTCAACCATGGAGTCGGTGGAGTCGATGAACTCCATTCAGGGCTCTACCGATAAGACCACTAAGGCGGCGGAGAGCGTCTCCAAGGAGGCGGAGGACCTGTCTCGTTCCATGGAGGACCTTAAGGTGAAGGTAAATCGTTTCAAAGTGGACGTAAAGCAGGGCCTTAAGCCCCTGAATCGGTAA
- a CDS encoding transglycosylase SLT domain-containing protein — translation MIELTRKYYLALLFITASLFLLITLNQADFKRSVALSGINNLEDGVIQMADRGLGVLKEAYDAAFSVISGAGLETLALAEFIMDQNREIPRSTAQKQAAAFIRYSRIYGIPLKIAVAVANTESHFRPDAKSSHGSAGVMQVTWRIHKEALLTHGFKGKEELHDPVLGIKAGCLVLSRYIANTGSLKAGLGRYYGGSPEVYWRRVSKNVKKYERYEKER, via the coding sequence ATGATCGAGCTGACGAGAAAATATTATCTGGCCCTTTTATTTATAACCGCATCATTATTTTTGCTTATTACATTAAACCAGGCGGATTTTAAAAGGAGCGTAGCTTTATCCGGTATAAATAACCTTGAGGACGGCGTTATTCAGATGGCGGACAGAGGGCTCGGAGTCCTAAAAGAGGCCTACGATGCCGCTTTCTCCGTTATATCCGGCGCTGGGTTGGAGACCCTTGCCCTGGCGGAATTTATAATGGACCAAAACAGGGAGATTCCTAGGTCCACCGCCCAAAAGCAGGCCGCCGCCTTCATAAGGTACAGCAGAATTTACGGCATTCCCCTGAAGATCGCCGTCGCAGTAGCTAACACCGAGAGCCATTTCAGGCCGGACGCTAAAAGCTCCCACGGCTCCGCAGGGGTCATGCAGGTGACCTGGAGAATACATAAAGAAGCCCTTCTCACCCACGGTTTTAAGGGTAAAGAAGAGCTTCACGATCCCGTCCTCGGAATAAAGGCGGGATGTCTTGTGCTTTCCAGATACATAGCCAACACCGGAAGCCTAAAGGCGGGATTAGGCCGATATTACGGTGGCTCTCCGGAGGTCTACTGGAGGAGGGTTTCTAAAAACGTAAAAAAATACGAGAGATACGAAAAGGAAAGATAA
- the panF gene encoding sodium/pantothenate symporter produces the protein MSDINYSVMIPVACYLLFIYAMAVMCNRKLSRSDNFMEEYFIGSRGMGGFVLAMTLVATYTSASSFIGGPGVAYKMGLGWVLLAMIQVPTAWLTLGVLGKKFAIISRRINAVTVNEVLRARYSSPWVVIVASISLLAFFVAAMTAQFIGGARLFQGMTGLSYNWGLGIFAATVVLYTTVGGFRAVALTDALQGVVMIIGTTALLIGIVSAGGGMESVVLKLKAIDPSLITPYGPGGFISKPFILSFWVLVCFGIIGLPHTAVRCMGYTDSKSMHQAIVIGTFVVSFVMLGMHLCGALGRAIVPDITVGDTIMPLLSLKVLPPIIAGIFLAGPLAGVMSTIDSQLILASATIVKDLYVNYVNPKVLSEEGGLKKVKFLSLSSTAILGIIVFLAAVRPPELIVWINIFAFGGMQAAFLWPLVLGLYWKRANAQGALSSMVVGVGSYVYMVSEVKSFMGMNVIVPTLVIGLVVFILVSLVTRPTEESAIELFWG, from the coding sequence ATGAGTGATATTAACTACTCGGTTATGATTCCTGTTGCCTGTTATCTCCTGTTTATCTACGCCATGGCGGTTATGTGCAACAGAAAACTCTCAAGGTCGGATAACTTTATGGAGGAGTACTTTATAGGAAGCAGAGGTATGGGGGGATTCGTCTTAGCCATGACCTTGGTAGCTACCTACACCAGCGCCAGTAGCTTTATAGGAGGACCTGGTGTCGCATACAAGATGGGATTAGGGTGGGTTTTGCTGGCGATGATACAGGTTCCGACTGCTTGGCTTACCCTCGGTGTACTGGGGAAAAAGTTCGCCATAATATCAAGGAGGATAAACGCTGTAACGGTAAACGAGGTTCTCAGGGCGAGGTATTCCAGTCCCTGGGTGGTTATAGTGGCCTCGATCAGCCTTCTGGCGTTTTTTGTGGCCGCCATGACCGCTCAGTTTATAGGGGGAGCCAGACTCTTTCAGGGAATGACGGGGTTATCATATAACTGGGGGCTCGGCATATTCGCCGCTACGGTTGTCCTCTACACCACCGTAGGCGGCTTCAGGGCGGTGGCTCTGACCGATGCCCTTCAGGGAGTGGTTATGATTATAGGCACTACCGCCTTGCTTATAGGGATAGTCTCCGCCGGTGGTGGCATGGAGTCGGTGGTTCTAAAGCTCAAGGCTATAGATCCATCTCTCATAACACCTTACGGTCCTGGCGGTTTTATATCCAAGCCCTTTATACTTTCCTTCTGGGTTCTGGTGTGCTTTGGTATCATCGGTCTACCTCACACCGCCGTCAGGTGTATGGGCTATACCGATTCTAAATCGATGCATCAGGCCATAGTAATAGGGACCTTCGTGGTCTCCTTCGTAATGTTAGGGATGCACCTTTGCGGTGCCCTGGGCAGGGCCATAGTTCCCGACATAACCGTAGGGGACACCATAATGCCCCTGTTGTCTCTGAAGGTCCTTCCTCCAATTATAGCGGGTATCTTTTTAGCAGGACCTCTCGCCGGGGTTATGTCGACTATAGACTCTCAGCTCATACTGGCCTCCGCCACTATAGTTAAAGACCTATACGTAAACTACGTCAACCCTAAAGTCCTCTCAGAGGAGGGAGGGCTCAAAAAGGTGAAATTCCTGAGCCTATCGTCTACCGCTATACTGGGCATCATAGTGTTTCTGGCTGCCGTCAGGCCTCCGGAGCTTATAGTATGGATAAATATATTTGCCTTCGGAGGAATGCAAGCCGCCTTTCTGTGGCCTCTGGTGCTCGGCCTGTACTGGAAGAGGGCAAACGCCCAGGGAGCCCTTTCCTCTATGGTAGTAGGGGTCGGATCCTACGTTTACATGGTCTCAGAGGTGAAGAGTTTTATGGGTATGAACGTCATTGTCCCCACTCTGGTCATAGGGCTGGTGGTCTTCATCCTGGTAAGCCTGGTAACCAGGCCTACGGAGGAAAGTGCTATTGAACTCTTCTGGGGTTAG
- a CDS encoding YhdT family protein yields the protein MEDRRFKIARFEAICSVALALLYFTWWYGFAYHGTPEDPESFHFVMGLPGWFFFSSVLGPFVFCVLSWVMVKLLFRPVSLDSEEDEDE from the coding sequence ATGGAAGATCGTCGTTTCAAAATAGCTCGATTCGAGGCTATCTGCTCTGTAGCGCTGGCTTTACTCTATTTTACCTGGTGGTACGGCTTTGCCTACCACGGCACACCGGAGGATCCCGAGTCGTTCCATTTTGTCATGGGATTGCCGGGATGGTTTTTTTTCAGCTCCGTGCTAGGCCCTTTTGTATTCTGTGTCCTCTCCTGGGTTATGGTGAAGCTTCTTTTCAGGCCTGTCAGCCTGGATTCGGAGGAGGATGAGGATGAGTGA
- a CDS encoding cell division protein FtsL → MIFKLITIALCLMSSVAWGWQDRYDSMVEMSLKREEGGIVGGHLKKELLSEAPSKSELILWKSLWEGSARERASVGLALIEAIYPQGDPSRWGEVVGFVYPSLIPRPLMAVDALMVSVRSLMDLEGGDFLAAELLRSFGSSSRAKHLFIDTSPKDMEDVLSELVSRTGMPGSWKATDIEGSLPLAAPVGGAISQSSAIARGMRFLDGSGVPSNNGPYGWDRSSGRIYQVVDRSNPLWIPGL, encoded by the coding sequence TTGATCTTTAAGCTGATAACTATAGCCCTTTGCCTTATGTCCTCGGTGGCCTGGGGATGGCAGGATAGGTACGACTCGATGGTCGAGATGAGTTTAAAGCGAGAAGAAGGGGGAATTGTCGGCGGTCACCTTAAAAAAGAGCTTCTATCCGAAGCTCCATCTAAATCGGAGTTGATCCTCTGGAAGTCCCTATGGGAGGGGTCAGCCAGGGAAAGGGCCTCCGTCGGCCTCGCTCTCATTGAGGCTATATATCCTCAGGGCGATCCGTCAAGATGGGGAGAGGTCGTGGGGTTTGTATATCCTTCCCTGATTCCACGACCTCTGATGGCGGTGGATGCTTTAATGGTCTCCGTTCGATCGCTCATGGACCTTGAGGGAGGGGATTTTCTGGCTGCAGAGCTTTTAAGGTCCTTTGGATCTTCATCCAGGGCCAAACACCTTTTCATAGACACATCGCCTAAGGATATGGAGGACGTTTTATCCGAACTGGTGAGCAGGACAGGGATGCCAGGGTCGTGGAAGGCGACGGATATAGAGGGATCCCTGCCACTGGCGGCTCCTGTAGGTGGAGCTATCTCTCAAAGCTCAGCTATAGCCCGAGGAATGCGTTTTCTTGACGGCTCTGGGGTTCCCTCTAACAACGGGCCTTACGGTTGGGATCGTTCATCAGGGAGGATATATCAGGTGGTAGATCGTAGTAATCCCCTGTGGATACCGGGACTCTGA
- a CDS encoding DciA family protein has product MYRRKSKVESLGALIPGRIPAGLSIAMSIAEMVKEWEWVAGQNLAEKSRPVSIERDVLVVVCLTPSVAKVISMKAGGLVKSIEKRWKLGIKGIRVVVGRIEEPREIPPPKPYRIEASPASIRACLSYTSEKIEDEEIAEALARLMATYMKKFPRGDEKL; this is encoded by the coding sequence ATGTATCGAAGAAAAAGCAAAGTAGAGAGCCTCGGAGCCCTTATCCCCGGCAGGATTCCAGCTGGTCTCTCTATAGCCATGTCTATAGCGGAAATGGTAAAGGAATGGGAATGGGTGGCGGGGCAAAACCTCGCTGAGAAAAGCAGACCGGTCAGCATAGAGAGGGACGTTCTTGTGGTGGTCTGTCTCACCCCTTCGGTCGCTAAAGTAATAAGCATGAAGGCCGGGGGCTTGGTCAAAAGCATAGAGAAAAGGTGGAAGCTGGGAATAAAGGGGATAAGGGTAGTAGTAGGGAGGATAGAGGAGCCCAGGGAGATTCCTCCCCCTAAACCCTATAGGATAGAGGCCTCTCCTGCGTCCATTCGAGCATGTCTGAGCTACACATCGGAGAAAATAGAGGACGAGGAGATAGCGGAGGCCCTGGCAAGGCTTATGGCTACCTATATGAAAAAATTTCCTAGAGGGGATGAAAAACTCTAG
- the mnmG gene encoding tRNA uridine-5-carboxymethylaminomethyl(34) synthesis enzyme MnmG, producing the protein MTKEDVFDVVVVGAGHGGCEAALASARMGNRTLLLNLYLDNIALMPCNPSIGGPAKGHLIREISALGGEQGRATDRSALMMRWLNTSKGPAVRALRAQCDLQDYHRHYRQVIDNCPNLELHQDTVTGLVVEKGRVKGVKTLYGLSYSCKAVILTTGTYLDGRVHIGDVNFSSGPLGQIPAHGLGDSLRELGFRMGRLKTGTPPRFHSDSIDWKSLEIQDGETEPQAMDIWDEPRIYREMTCGIGRTNVDIHDIIQANIDRSPIKSGTITGTGPRYCPSIESKVMQFPEKGSHPVFFEPVARGSKEIYIQNFSTSLPYDVQVEMSRKLPGCRDVRIMRPGYAIEYDYVDPTQLTSWLETKSIGGLFLAGQINGTSGYEEAAVQGFMAGVNASLLMRGEEPLVLRRHQGYIGVLVDDLVTKGTKEPYRMLTSRCEHRLLMRHDNADRRLAPIGRSLGLIDDHRWAVLQRIWESLDREVKRVEKIRISPSDAVNSDLYSIGEPPIDRSVSAAELLRRPKVTYDFISGHIPPGEDLDRSITRRVEIEIKYAGYVARQERSVVKIEGMESLTIPDDFDYRSLKGMLAESLEKLESIRPRTLGQAKRISGVTPTDLQLLSLALSVRRRKCIEEKAK; encoded by the coding sequence ATGACAAAAGAAGATGTCTTCGACGTTGTAGTGGTAGGGGCTGGTCACGGAGGATGCGAGGCTGCCCTGGCCTCGGCGAGAATGGGGAACAGGACTCTCCTGTTGAATCTCTATCTGGATAACATAGCCCTCATGCCCTGTAATCCCTCCATAGGGGGACCCGCTAAGGGCCATCTCATAAGGGAGATATCCGCCTTAGGAGGTGAGCAGGGGAGGGCCACCGACCGATCAGCTCTTATGATGAGATGGCTTAACACCTCAAAAGGTCCTGCTGTCAGGGCACTAAGGGCGCAGTGCGATCTACAGGACTACCACCGTCATTATCGCCAGGTTATCGATAACTGCCCTAACCTAGAGCTCCATCAGGACACGGTTACCGGACTTGTGGTGGAGAAAGGGAGGGTTAAAGGGGTAAAGACCCTTTACGGACTGAGCTATTCCTGCAAAGCGGTCATATTGACCACCGGCACATATCTGGACGGTAGGGTACATATAGGGGACGTCAACTTCTCCTCCGGCCCTTTAGGCCAGATTCCAGCCCACGGCCTTGGAGATTCTCTCAGAGAACTGGGGTTTAGGATGGGACGGCTAAAGACCGGGACTCCCCCTAGATTTCACTCCGACTCTATAGACTGGAAATCCCTGGAGATCCAGGATGGAGAGACGGAGCCTCAGGCCATGGATATCTGGGATGAACCCAGGATATACCGGGAGATGACCTGCGGCATAGGCAGGACCAACGTCGATATTCACGACATAATCCAGGCAAACATAGATAGGTCTCCGATAAAGTCGGGTACCATAACAGGTACTGGTCCAAGGTACTGCCCTTCAATAGAGTCCAAGGTGATGCAGTTTCCCGAGAAGGGAAGCCATCCGGTGTTCTTCGAGCCAGTTGCAAGAGGCAGCAAGGAAATATACATACAGAACTTCTCCACTAGCCTTCCCTACGACGTTCAGGTGGAGATGTCCCGAAAACTGCCTGGATGTAGGGACGTAAGGATTATGAGGCCCGGTTACGCCATAGAGTACGATTACGTCGACCCTACCCAGCTTACATCCTGGCTTGAGACTAAGTCGATAGGAGGGCTTTTTCTAGCAGGTCAGATAAACGGTACCTCAGGTTACGAGGAGGCGGCGGTGCAGGGCTTTATGGCCGGAGTTAACGCTTCTTTGCTCATGAGAGGGGAGGAGCCTCTGGTCCTCCGGAGACATCAGGGCTATATAGGTGTTCTCGTGGACGACTTAGTCACAAAAGGGACCAAAGAGCCCTACAGAATGCTCACCAGTCGATGTGAACACAGGCTATTGATGCGTCACGATAACGCCGACAGGAGGCTGGCTCCCATAGGGAGGTCGCTGGGACTGATCGATGACCATCGCTGGGCGGTGCTCCAGAGGATATGGGAGTCTCTTGACAGAGAGGTTAAAAGGGTCGAAAAGATACGAATATCCCCTAGCGACGCCGTCAACTCGGACCTTTACTCCATCGGAGAGCCACCGATAGATCGCTCCGTATCCGCCGCCGAACTGCTCAGAAGGCCTAAGGTTACCTACGACTTTATAAGCGGTCATATCCCTCCTGGAGAGGATCTAGACCGATCCATAACCAGGCGAGTTGAGATAGAGATCAAATACGCCGGATACGTGGCCCGTCAGGAGAGATCGGTGGTCAAAATAGAGGGTATGGAGAGCTTGACTATCCCTGACGATTTTGACTATAGATCCCTCAAAGGTATGCTGGCGGAGAGTCTCGAAAAACTGGAATCCATAAGGCCAAGGACCTTAGGACAGGCTAAGAGGATCTCCGGAGTTACCCCTACGGACCTTCAACTTCTCTCCCTGGCACTGTCGGTCAGGAGAAGGAAATGTATCGAAGAAAAAGCAAAGTAG